One stretch of Orcinus orca chromosome 15, mOrcOrc1.1, whole genome shotgun sequence DNA includes these proteins:
- the CASTOR1 gene encoding cytosolic arginine sensor for mTORC1 subunit 1 isoform X4: MVRLGLEPSSVWIWSSDLNWEVTIPDRPTPEAPLSPCRHAGLRSRTWGRKTAPVSRPDLTLVELSKAQTGKLRAGSSPVGPDWACAPCPTELPPSEFLQVAEATWLVLNVSSHSGAAVQAAGVTKIARSVIAPLAEHHVSVLMLSTYQTDFILVREQDLSVVIHTLAQEFDIYREVGGEPVPVARDDSSNGFPRAQHGPSPTVHPIQSPENRFCVLTLDPETLPAIATTLIDVLFYSHSPPKEAASGGPGSSSITFFAFSLIEGYISIVMDAETQKKFPSDLLLTSSSGELWRMVRIGGQPLGFDECGIVAQIAGPLAAADISAYYISTFNFDHALVPEDGIGSVIKVLQHRQEGLGS; the protein is encoded by the exons ATGGTGAggctgggattggaacccagcTCTGTCTGGATTTGGAGCTCCGATCTTAACTGGGAAGTTACAATCCCTGACAGGCCAACACCTGAAGCACCTCTCAGTCCTTGCAGACATGCAGGTCTCAGGAGCAGAACTTGGGGGAGGAAGACAGCTCCAGTCTCCAGACCTGACCTGACCTTGGTAGAACTCTCCAAGGctcagacagggaaactgagggcAGGGTCCAGCCCTGTAGGCCCTGACTGGGCATGTGCCCCCTGCCCCACAGAGCTGCCCCCATCTGAGTTCCTACAAGTGGCTGAGGCCACGTGGCTGGTGCTGAACGTGTCATCCCACAGTGGCGCAGCAGTGCAGGCTGCTGGGGTCACCAAGATCGCCCGCTCAGTAATTGCACCGCTGGCCGAGCACCACGTGTCGGTGCTGATGCTGTCCACCTACCAGACAGACTTCATCCTG GTGCGAGAGCAGGACCTGTCCGTGGTGATCCACACGCTGGCCCAGGAGTTCGACATTTATCGAGAGGTGGGCGGGGAGCCTGTGCCCGTTGCCAGGGATGATTCCAGCAACGGCTTTCCCCGTGCCCAGCATG GGCCCAGCCCCACGGTCCATCCCATCCAGAGCCCAGAGAACCGTTTCTGTGTCCTCACGCTGGACCCTGAGACGCTGCCAGCCATCGCCACCACCCTCATTGATGTCCTCTTCTATTCACACAG TCCCCCTAAGGAGGCAGCCTCCGGTGGTCCTGGATCCAGCTCCATCACCTTCTTTGCTTTCTCCCTCATTGAGGGCTACATCTCCATTGTCATGGATGCTGAAACGCAGAAAAA GTTCCCCAGTGACCTGCTGCTGACCAGCTCCTCAGGGGAGCTGTGGAGGATGGTGCGCATCGGCGGACAGCCCCTGGGCTTTG ATGAGTGTGGGATTGTGGCCCAGATCGCAGGTCCCCTGGCTGCGGCCGACATCTCCGCCTACTACATCAGTACCTTCAACTTTGACCATGCCCTG GTTCCTGAGGATGGCATTGGCAGTGTCATCAAGGTCCTCCAGCATCGGCAGGAGGGTCTGGGCTCCTGA
- the CASTOR1 gene encoding cytosolic arginine sensor for mTORC1 subunit 1 isoform X7 has translation MPPIGSEGLVLGAQGPTLRDCRRGCKFFSLTETPEDYTLMVDEEGFKELPPSEFLQVAEATWLVLNVSSHSGAAVQAAGVTKIARSVIAPLAEHHVSVLMLSTYQTDFILVREQDLSVVIHTLAQEFDIYREVGGEPVPVARDDSSNGFPRAQHGPSPTVHPIQSPENRFCVLTLDPETLPAIATTLIDVLFYSHSPPKEAASGGPGSSSITFFAFSLIEGYISIVMDAETQKKFPSDLLLTSSSGELWRMVRIGGQPLGFDECGIVAQIAGPLAAADISAYYISTFNFDHALVPEDGIGSVIKVLQHRQEGLGS, from the exons ACGCTGCGGGACTGTCGCCGCGG GTGCAAGTTCTTCAGCCTGACGGAGACCCCCGAGGATTACACGCTCATGGTGGACGAGGAGGGCTTCAAag AGCTGCCCCCATCTGAGTTCCTACAAGTGGCTGAGGCCACGTGGCTGGTGCTGAACGTGTCATCCCACAGTGGCGCAGCAGTGCAGGCTGCTGGGGTCACCAAGATCGCCCGCTCAGTAATTGCACCGCTGGCCGAGCACCACGTGTCGGTGCTGATGCTGTCCACCTACCAGACAGACTTCATCCTG GTGCGAGAGCAGGACCTGTCCGTGGTGATCCACACGCTGGCCCAGGAGTTCGACATTTATCGAGAGGTGGGCGGGGAGCCTGTGCCCGTTGCCAGGGATGATTCCAGCAACGGCTTTCCCCGTGCCCAGCATG GGCCCAGCCCCACGGTCCATCCCATCCAGAGCCCAGAGAACCGTTTCTGTGTCCTCACGCTGGACCCTGAGACGCTGCCAGCCATCGCCACCACCCTCATTGATGTCCTCTTCTATTCACACAG TCCCCCTAAGGAGGCAGCCTCCGGTGGTCCTGGATCCAGCTCCATCACCTTCTTTGCTTTCTCCCTCATTGAGGGCTACATCTCCATTGTCATGGATGCTGAAACGCAGAAAAA GTTCCCCAGTGACCTGCTGCTGACCAGCTCCTCAGGGGAGCTGTGGAGGATGGTGCGCATCGGCGGACAGCCCCTGGGCTTTG ATGAGTGTGGGATTGTGGCCCAGATCGCAGGTCCCCTGGCTGCGGCCGACATCTCCGCCTACTACATCAGTACCTTCAACTTTGACCATGCCCTG GTTCCTGAGGATGGCATTGGCAGTGTCATCAAGGTCCTCCAGCATCGGCAGGAGGGTCTGGGCTCCTGA